The following coding sequences are from one Halomonas sp. HAL1 window:
- a CDS encoding TRAP transporter small permease subunit, which yields MKTMLKISNGIDALLISLGKTASFALLGLIVVVVFDVVTRRLFQMGSTQLQEAEWHLHTILIMCFLGATYIYDQHVRIDLVSGTFSPKRRALVELLGILLLLLPFCAVTGYYATNFAYTSFVRNEVSQSIDGLPYRWAIKSMLPLGIYLLALAGISRALRAIVAMSSPKIADLDAKEREQM from the coding sequence ATGAAAACCATGCTTAAGATAAGCAACGGGATAGACGCACTGCTGATTAGTCTAGGCAAGACCGCGTCCTTTGCGCTGCTGGGGCTGATTGTGGTGGTGGTCTTCGACGTCGTCACGCGGCGTTTGTTTCAGATGGGGTCAACTCAGTTGCAGGAAGCCGAATGGCATCTTCATACTATCCTTATCATGTGCTTCCTAGGGGCGACCTATATCTACGATCAGCATGTGCGGATCGACCTTGTATCGGGGACCTTCAGCCCTAAGCGCCGTGCTTTAGTTGAACTGCTGGGCATCTTGTTATTGCTACTGCCGTTCTGCGCAGTGACCGGTTACTATGCCACAAATTTCGCTTACACATCTTTCGTTCGTAATGAAGTTTCCCAATCCATCGATGGTCTGCCCTATCGCTGGGCGATCAAATCGATGCTACCCCTGGGTATTTATCTGCTGGCGTTGGCCGGCATTAGTCGTGCTCTACGCGCGATCGTGGCTATGAGTAGTCCAAAAATAGCCGATCTTGATGCCAAGGAAAGGGAGCAGATGTGA